A part of Methanocalculus alkaliphilus genomic DNA contains:
- a CDS encoding ABC transporter permease — MSLNIGIDLPKIPIGAFVSDLVDWIEANLGWLLDGITAVLRFLLNGFQDILTFLPPEIFIPILAIIIYFVTRRDHKLALLSFAGLLLIWNLQLWNHAMMTLALVIASTIVALIIGIPIGILAANNDTINAFVRVLLDFMQTMPAFVYLVPAVIFFSLGNVPGMIATVVFAMPPAIRLTNLGIRQIPTELIEVADAFGATPRQKLIKVQLPVALPTIMAGVNQCIMLALSMVVIASMIGAAGLGYQVLVGIQRVNIAMGFEAGLAIVIIAIILDRITQNLIK, encoded by the coding sequence TTGTCGCTTAATATTGGAATTGATCTCCCAAAGATCCCTATCGGGGCATTCGTATCCGATCTCGTCGACTGGATCGAGGCCAATCTCGGGTGGCTCCTTGATGGCATCACCGCGGTTCTCCGGTTCCTCCTGAATGGATTCCAGGATATTCTTACATTTTTGCCACCGGAGATCTTCATCCCGATCCTTGCGATCATCATCTACTTCGTAACCCGGCGGGATCATAAACTGGCACTACTCAGTTTTGCGGGGCTGCTCCTGATCTGGAACCTCCAGCTCTGGAACCATGCGATGATGACCCTCGCACTCGTCATTGCATCGACGATTGTCGCCCTTATCATCGGGATACCGATAGGCATCCTTGCCGCAAACAACGACACCATCAATGCTTTCGTCAGGGTGCTCCTCGACTTCATGCAGACGATGCCGGCGTTTGTGTATCTCGTTCCTGCAGTCATCTTCTTCAGCCTCGGTAACGTGCCGGGTATGATCGCAACAGTCGTCTTTGCGATGCCCCCTGCGATCCGGCTGACAAACCTCGGCATCCGCCAGATTCCAACCGAGTTGATAGAGGTCGCCGATGCCTTCGGCGCCACCCCCCGCCAGAAGCTGATCAAGGTGCAGCTGCCTGTGGCACTCCCGACGATCATGGCAGGTGTGAACCAATGTATTATGCTCGCACTCTCGATGGTCGTCATCGCATCGATGATCGGCGCAGCCGGGCTTGGATATCAGGTTCTTGTCGGGATTCAGCGGGTCAATATCGCGATGGGCTTTGAGGCCGGACTTGCTATTGTCATCATTGCCATCATCCTCGATCGGATCACACAGAATCTCATCAAATAA